The following are encoded together in the Vespa velutina chromosome 3, iVesVel2.1, whole genome shotgun sequence genome:
- the LOC124947685 gene encoding serrate RNA effector molecule homolog isoform X3 yields the protein MGDSDDEYDRKRRDKFRGERTESYSREGRRDDRRRDDWVDSDYFREWSSRPRQRPDYREYRGGGGGGGGRDRYSPARSQDIAQPMKRMRVDWDDRPRYGHDYYGGGGSGSGGGSTWGPDHYPPLHHGNHHYGNHGNSSRLLAKLSREVAGNFSNSNVETQPPMMSFKAFLGTQEDTITDEEAIKRYNEYKLEFRRQQLNEFFVAHKDEEWFKIKYHPEESLKRKEEQLAALKKRVEVFMDMLQTGEIDNVSVDAEQGDVLLRLLDAVVIKLEGGTEEDLQVLDMKPSNAITAKDTGNKEKSEIKNKSTTEQQTEKNEHVKTDELVLEEKSCKNGQNADADVKHVEENENAVNELEKIKVSAEETKDMEENFKSEETKEKSEEINTRKRKRTNSNSSSSSSSSSSSSGSDSNKADTPKAETPENEKTDVVNDNNEDGGIKQEKEEIKTEQVDSIETKKPAIEPEAVIDLASEDKEKEPRALHKTSSIFLRNLAPTITKAEVEAMCKRFPGFLRVAIADPQPERRWFRRGWVSFERQVNIKEICWSLNNIRQLRDCELGAIVNRDLSRRIRRINGITSHKQIIRHDIKLSAKIVHNLDNRVGLWNEEKKEENSNKQNDDNKENTTSQSEVEQAAFGLSSKNPVLKNITDYLIEEASAEEEELLGMSGDQEEGQLGGDGDGPIERDPSLIKVLDRLVLYLRVVHSVDYYNHCEYPNEDEMPNRCGIMHVRGSPPTAKVTSTELQEYCRNFETKMAAFLQPVATLSTEEFDKLGAKNADAEVEKFVQANTQELSKDKWLCPLSGKKFKGPDFIRKHIFNKHAEKVNEVMTEAEYFNNYLKDPKRPQLPEHPGNKVSPREGPREGFNPYGCTTFGSYGAGYGGGRGGYGSGYGGGFGGGFGMPRPSRGGFNRGRVAADSTSRTIINYNDLD from the exons aTGGGAGATTCAGATGATGaatacgatagaaaaagacGAGATAAGTTCAGAGGTGAAAGAACTGAATCATATTCTCGTGAAGGGCGCAGGGATGATCGTAGAAGAGATGATTGGGTTGATAG tgaTTATTTTAGGGAATGGTCCAGTCGTCCTAGGCAAAGGCCTGATTATCGTGAATatcgtggtggtggtggtggaggaggtggaCGTGATCGTTACAGTCCAGCACGATCACAAGATATAGCACAACCTATGAAAAGAATGCGAGTTGATTGGGATGATAGACCAAGATATGGACATGATTATTATGGCGGTGGTGgaagtggtagtggtggtggaaGCACTTGGGGTCCAGATCATTATCCACCTCTTCACCATGGTAACCATCACTATGGCAACCATGGTAACAGTAGCAG ACTTTTAGCTAAGTTAAG CCGTGAGGTGGCTGGAAATTTCAGCAACTCAAATGTCGAGACCCAACCACCAATGATGTCTTTCAAAGCATTTCTTGGAACTCAAGAAGACACAATTACAGATGAAGAGGCTATTAAGCGCTATAATGAGTACAAACTGGAATTCCGAAGGCAGCAACTCAATGAATTCTTTGTAGCACACAAAGATGAAGAATG gttcaaaataaaatatcatccaGAAGAATCtctgaagagaaaagaagaacaactCGCAGCTCTTAAG AAACGCGTTGAAGTATTTATGGATATGCTTCAAACAGGGGAAATAGATAATGTTTCAGTTGATGCTGAACAAGGAGATGTATTGTTGCGTCTTTTAGATGCTGTTGTAATTAAATTGGAAGGTGGTACGGAAGAAGATTTACAAGTTTTAGATATGAAACCATCAAATGCTATAACTGCGAAGGATAcgggaaataaagagaaaagtgaaattaaaaataaatctacaaCGGAGCAACAAACTGAAAAGAA TGAACATGTTAAAACAGACGAATTAGTACTTGAAGAAAAATCATGTAAAAATGGGCAGAATGCTGATGCTGATGTAAAACACgttgaagaaaatgaaaatgcagTAAATGAacttgagaaaataaaagtatctgcagaagaaacaaaagatatgGAAGAAAACTTCAAATCTGAGGAAACAA aagaaaaatcagaagaaattaatacgaggaaacgaaaacgaacaaatagtaacagtagtagcagcagcagcagcagtagtagctCTTCAGGAAGTGACAGCAATAAAGCTGATACTCCAAAAGCAGAAacac CCGAAAATGAAAAGACAGATGtcgttaatgataataatgaggATGGAGGTATCaaacaagaaaaggaagaaataaaaacagagcAAGTTGACTCGATAGAAACTAAAAAACCTGCAATTGAGCCAGAGGCTGTTATTGATTTAGCCAgtgaagataaagaaaaggaacctAGGGCACTTCATAAAACTAGTAGTATCTTTCTCCGAAATTTGGCACCAACTATTACAAAAGCCGAAGTCGAAGCg ATGTGTAAGCGTTTTCCTGGTTTCTTGCGGGTTGCAATAGCCGATCCGCAACCGGAAAGACGATGGTTTCGACGTGGTTGGGTCTCATTTGAAAGACaagttaatataaaagaaatctgTTGGAGTTTAAACAATATACga CAGCTAAGAGATTGTGAATTAGGCGCTATTGTAAACAGAGATCTGTCACGTCGTATTCGTAGAATAAATGGAATTACCTCTCACAAGCAAATAATTAGACATGACATTAAGCTTAGCGCAAAGATTGTTCATAATTTAGATAATCGTGTAGGATTgtggaatgaagaaaaaaaagaggaaaattcgaacaaacaaaacgatgataataaagaaaatacaacATCTCAAAGTGAAGTTGAACAAGCT GCTTTTGGATTATCTTCGAAAAATCcagtattgaaaaatataacggACTATTTGATAGAGGAGGCAtcagcagaagaagaagaattgttAGGTATGTCCGGTGACCAAGAGGAAGGTCAATTAGGAGGAGATGGAGATGGACCGATTGAGAGAGATCCATCCTTAATTAAA gtACTAGATAGATTGGTATTATATTTACGAGTAGTTCATTCGGTAGATTATTACAATCATTGTGAATATCCCAATGAAGATGAAATGCCGAATAGATGTGGAATAATGCACGTTAGAGGTTCTCCACCCACAGCTAAGGTGACTAGTACCGAATTACAAGAATACTGTCGTAATTTTGAAACTAAAATGGCTGCTTTCCTACAACCTGTTGCGACTTTGTCAACTGAAGAATTTGATAAACTCGGTGCTAAAAATGCCGATGc TGAAGTTGAAAAATTTGTGCAAGCGAACACGCAAGAATTATCGAAAGATAAATGGTTGTGTCCTCTCAgtggaaaaaaattcaaggGACCTGATTTTATCCGTAAACATATATTCAATAAACACGCAGAGAAAGTTAACGAAGTTATGACTGAAgcagaatattttaataattatctgaAAGATCCAAAACGACCACAGCTTCCAGAACATCCTGGCAATAAAGTATCGCCTAGGGAAGGACCACGTGAAGGTTTTAATCCATACGGTTGTACAAC ATTTGGAAGTTATGGAGCTGGTTACGGAGGAGGCAGAGGAGGTTATGGCTCCGGCTACGGTGGCGGATTTGGCGGAGGATTTGGAATGCCTCGTCCCAGTCGTGGTGGTTTTAACAGAGGAAG GGTCGCCGCAGATTCAACTTCAagaactattattaattataatgactTGGACTAG